In Vibrio alginolyticus NBRC 15630 = ATCC 17749, one genomic interval encodes:
- a CDS encoding efflux RND transporter periplasmic adaptor subunit produces the protein MLAKPILRWLLPFVVVGGSYAGYAAIAATAPEKESTKDAITEPTVQASSLFPTDHKVVITSHGELVPFEKTHLSAQVSGEVKSWHPNFVTGGIVKRGEVLFTIESDNYEASVLQAEADLASARANLIEEQAKAEVAKRQAKRLSDKQVTDLYLRKPHVLSAQAQVKSAQAALKRAKRELENCKVVAPYDALVVERDIGVGQFVTSGSRVATLNNIEVAEVHVPIAGFDSAFLPESIGELTATVTQQGVFSTTREGRVVRDLGMIDSATRMINMVIQIADPYGVDNQQPPIKFGSYVEVSFTGKELKHIYRLPQELVKNRTVWVVNGDNQLQPRTVTVLRAEGEFLLVGEGLEQSDKLVLTLPEYPQKGMAVQIAKKSDDSETVVQ, from the coding sequence ATGTTAGCAAAACCCATATTACGTTGGCTTTTACCCTTCGTCGTCGTTGGAGGCTCTTATGCAGGATATGCTGCAATTGCCGCAACTGCGCCGGAAAAAGAGTCAACCAAAGATGCAATTACAGAACCTACTGTTCAGGCTTCTTCTCTTTTTCCTACCGATCACAAAGTGGTGATTACCAGTCACGGTGAATTAGTCCCTTTTGAAAAAACACACCTTTCCGCGCAAGTTAGTGGTGAAGTTAAAAGTTGGCACCCGAATTTTGTGACGGGTGGCATCGTAAAACGAGGAGAGGTTCTTTTCACAATTGAAAGTGACAACTATGAAGCGTCGGTTTTACAAGCTGAAGCCGATTTAGCTAGTGCACGCGCAAACTTGATTGAGGAACAAGCGAAAGCCGAAGTGGCAAAACGTCAGGCAAAGAGACTGAGCGATAAGCAAGTGACGGATCTGTATTTACGCAAGCCTCACGTTTTGAGCGCACAAGCGCAAGTGAAGTCGGCTCAAGCGGCACTCAAACGAGCAAAAAGAGAGTTAGAAAATTGCAAAGTAGTTGCACCTTACGATGCGCTGGTTGTTGAGCGTGATATTGGTGTTGGTCAATTTGTTACATCTGGTTCTCGAGTTGCCACGTTAAACAACATCGAAGTGGCAGAGGTGCACGTACCCATTGCCGGTTTTGATAGTGCATTTTTACCCGAATCCATTGGTGAACTCACTGCGACAGTGACGCAGCAAGGTGTGTTTTCTACCACTAGAGAAGGTCGAGTAGTTCGTGATCTAGGCATGATTGATAGCGCTACCCGAATGATTAACATGGTCATTCAAATCGCGGACCCATACGGTGTCGATAACCAGCAGCCTCCAATTAAATTCGGCTCCTACGTTGAAGTGAGCTTCACTGGTAAGGAACTTAAGCACATCTACCGCTTGCCACAGGAATTAGTTAAAAACCGTACCGTGTGGGTGGTGAATGGCGATAATCAACTTCAACCCAGAACTGTCACGGTTTTGAGAGCAGAAGGTGAGTTTTTGCTGGTGGGCGAAGGCTTAGAGCAAAGTGATAAGTTGGTACTGACCTTACCAGAGTACCCTCAAAAAGGCATGGCGGTACAAATCGCAAAAAAGAGTGACGACTCCGAAACCGTCGTACAGTAA
- a CDS encoding MFS transporter — protein sequence MKNKTQPYLAGRFFDSISSGLFMMALPWVMLSEPNMGTFVALVSLSCTAISFLATPFFSTLIDRHSRKVLLVLNQWIQSGMALVVFIAYWLGFESHWLLAFAQLVYWVSSNFAWTTNNAFTQENYQHHEYAKISGQQEIVMQSTTLGAGALGIVLLEMWGMKEFALFAASASALAAMFYILTPYTQQLRASKSVAFIAQLKESKQIFRLEPRFYGFILLSCLSYPALTYLSKLVPIWFSEQGISGDWFAGFNISFGLGSLLTGFIVTKVLSRASHSHIMFASMVMVSFALIGMSFAMSPLTILLFTALFGVFNALNRIARVNWMHHTVAVHQRGRVDGGISMFATTIQSLSYVLIAMLSHYELTQYGFAIAAAVMVLAVILMGLLSRDVEPFNDLPLHAAAK from the coding sequence ATGAAAAATAAAACTCAGCCGTACTTAGCTGGCCGCTTCTTCGACAGCATTTCCTCTGGCTTATTCATGATGGCGCTGCCATGGGTCATGCTTTCCGAACCTAACATGGGTACATTCGTCGCTTTAGTTTCTCTGAGCTGCACCGCGATTTCTTTTCTGGCTACGCCTTTCTTTTCCACTTTAATTGACCGACATTCACGCAAAGTACTACTCGTGCTCAATCAATGGATTCAATCGGGTATGGCTTTGGTGGTGTTCATTGCTTATTGGTTAGGGTTTGAGTCACACTGGTTGCTGGCTTTTGCGCAATTGGTGTATTGGGTTTCGAGTAATTTTGCATGGACGACCAACAACGCCTTCACCCAAGAAAATTATCAGCACCATGAGTATGCGAAAATTTCGGGTCAGCAAGAAATTGTAATGCAATCCACAACCCTCGGAGCTGGCGCGTTGGGTATTGTTTTGCTTGAAATGTGGGGTATGAAAGAGTTTGCTTTGTTTGCGGCCAGCGCCTCTGCGTTAGCAGCGATGTTCTATATTCTGACGCCTTATACCCAACAATTAAGGGCGTCAAAATCCGTTGCTTTCATCGCGCAACTCAAAGAGAGCAAACAAATATTCCGTCTCGAACCCCGATTTTATGGCTTTATTCTGCTCTCTTGCCTCTCTTATCCTGCATTGACGTATTTGAGCAAACTGGTGCCGATTTGGTTTTCTGAACAAGGCATCTCTGGCGATTGGTTTGCAGGGTTCAACATCAGTTTTGGCCTCGGCTCGTTGCTAACCGGCTTTATTGTCACCAAAGTGCTAAGCCGTGCCTCCCATAGCCACATTATGTTCGCTTCGATGGTTATGGTATCTTTTGCGCTTATCGGGATGAGTTTTGCGATGAGCCCGCTGACCATCTTATTGTTTACGGCGCTGTTTGGCGTATTTAACGCGCTAAATCGCATTGCGAGAGTCAACTGGATGCATCACACCGTAGCGGTTCATCAACGAGGTCGCGTCGATGGCGGCATCAGCATGTTTGCCACCACCATTCAATCTCTCAGTTACGTCCTGATTGCAATGTTGAGTCATTACGAACTAACACAATACGGTTTTGCAATCGCAGCTGCTGTCATGGTGTTAGCAGTGATTTTGATGGGATTACTCAGTCGAGACGTCGAGCCGTTTAACGACCTGCCCCTTCATGCAGCAGCAAAGTGA
- a CDS encoding ASCH domain-containing protein: MDARAKDYLEQFLELLSPEQREAVPSVSADYYCADEYNANVCADLVRIGQKTASCSLELWYREHGETMPQVGHLQVVTNWDGDPVCVIRITDVSTCKYENVTAEFAYAEGEGDRTLNWWRDAHTAFFKAECDELNIDWHEKRTLVLERFEVVYPVN; the protein is encoded by the coding sequence ATGGACGCGCGAGCTAAGGATTACTTAGAACAATTCCTAGAATTATTATCACCAGAACAAAGGGAAGCTGTACCATCAGTCAGTGCTGACTATTATTGTGCCGATGAATACAACGCGAATGTATGCGCAGACTTGGTTCGTATTGGACAGAAAACTGCATCGTGCAGTTTGGAGCTTTGGTATCGAGAACATGGTGAAACCATGCCCCAAGTCGGTCATTTACAAGTAGTGACGAATTGGGATGGGGACCCGGTTTGCGTGATACGAATTACTGACGTAAGTACATGCAAATATGAGAATGTAACCGCAGAGTTTGCCTACGCAGAAGGCGAAGGTGATAGAACCTTAAACTGGTGGCGTGATGCTCATACTGCATTTTTTAAAGCTGAATGCGATGAGTTGAACATCGATTGGCATGAGAAACGTACGCTGGTTTTAGAGCGTTTTGAAGTGGTGTATCCCGTCAATTAA
- a CDS encoding phospholipase D family protein encodes MLQTLAKLLFPSLLTILSACSSVSLNDASEKSTSFQLGYQKDSVLAQYFEAYGRDPKSITGFAPLNQGHDALLARTSLIESAQKSLDLQYYIYRGDETSQLITWRLYEAAKRGVRVRLLLDDMQKRNDDVMAALNAHPNIEIRLFNPHQYRDSRWFALASDFERLNRRMHNKSLIADSVSAIVGGRNIGNEYFSFESQVEFGDFDLLLYGEAVQQTADQFDLYWNSAYSIPMEWITPNSQQITDQAIQKQVNKLRLEEKFSTGRYDFTQLDMYQDLKQGKLKLYWGEAKVWFDLPDKVATRESQLIDNLTELVKSVEDSFVLISPYFVPTEVGTQALSNAAKRGVDITIVTNSLASNDVFAVHGWYAKYRKDLLEAGIKLWEVKASAKLKSKWSLTGSSRASLHAKAMTIDNKTLFVGSMNWDPRSAALNTEMAVVIEQPEYVQMFLEQLPNQLSSNAYALTLRDGDIVWTDVKTGEEYDSEPEAGVWRKMGAWFSGILPIEDQL; translated from the coding sequence TTGTTACAAACGCTCGCCAAGTTGCTCTTCCCCTCGCTGCTCACTATTTTATCGGCATGCTCATCCGTATCGTTGAATGACGCCAGTGAAAAGTCCACCAGCTTTCAGCTCGGTTATCAAAAGGATTCTGTTCTTGCGCAGTACTTTGAAGCTTACGGGAGAGACCCTAAGTCCATAACTGGCTTTGCACCGTTAAATCAGGGACACGATGCCCTTCTTGCTCGAACCTCTTTGATCGAGTCCGCCCAGAAAAGCCTTGATCTTCAATACTATATTTACCGTGGTGACGAAACGAGTCAGCTAATAACGTGGCGCTTGTATGAAGCGGCAAAGCGTGGTGTTCGAGTAAGGCTGTTGCTTGACGATATGCAAAAGCGAAACGACGATGTGATGGCTGCCCTCAATGCACATCCTAATATAGAAATCCGCTTATTTAACCCGCATCAGTATCGCGACTCCCGTTGGTTCGCTCTTGCTAGCGATTTTGAACGTCTTAATCGTCGTATGCACAATAAGTCTCTGATTGCAGACAGTGTTTCCGCCATTGTCGGAGGTAGAAATATCGGCAATGAATACTTCTCTTTTGAATCGCAAGTTGAGTTTGGTGATTTTGATCTTCTGCTCTATGGTGAGGCGGTACAACAAACTGCCGATCAGTTCGACCTCTACTGGAATAGCGCCTATTCGATACCAATGGAATGGATTACACCGAATTCACAGCAAATTACCGACCAAGCGATTCAAAAGCAGGTCAATAAACTCCGGTTAGAGGAAAAGTTTTCAACCGGCCGCTATGACTTCACTCAACTGGATATGTACCAAGATCTAAAACAAGGCAAACTCAAGCTCTACTGGGGAGAAGCGAAAGTATGGTTTGATCTGCCCGATAAAGTCGCGACCCGAGAGAGCCAACTTATTGATAATTTAACGGAGCTGGTTAAAAGTGTTGAGGATTCATTTGTGCTCATCTCTCCCTATTTCGTTCCAACTGAAGTAGGTACTCAAGCATTAAGTAACGCGGCCAAGCGAGGCGTTGATATCACGATTGTGACCAATAGCCTCGCGTCTAACGATGTGTTTGCCGTGCATGGTTGGTACGCAAAATATCGAAAAGATCTACTCGAAGCTGGAATCAAGCTTTGGGAAGTAAAAGCGAGCGCAAAACTCAAAAGTAAGTGGAGCCTCACGGGGAGTAGCAGAGCAAGTTTACACGCTAAAGCAATGACGATTGATAACAAAACACTTTTCGTTGGTTCGATGAACTGGGACCCACGTTCGGCCGCTTTGAATACCGAAATGGCCGTTGTTATCGAACAGCCAGAATATGTGCAAATGTTTCTAGAACAACTGCCGAATCAACTGTCGAGTAACGCCTATGCCTTAACTCTGCGCGACGGGGACATTGTCTGGACCGACGTAAAAACAGGCGAAGAATACGACTCCGAACCAGAAGCAGGAGTATGGCGAAAAATGGGCGCTTGGTTCTCCGGAATATTACCGATTGAAGATCAGCTATAA
- a CDS encoding efflux RND transporter permease subunit — protein MIRFFAKHPTAANLLMLTLLILGISSLSTIKRETFPEFDPPYILAGVVYPGASPQEVEESICVRMEDAVDGLANIEETQCEAIEGSARLILKLNEEADIGRMLVDVQTQINSINDFPQEIESPVVQELDWNEPVVDVAITADTTWPELKAYAEQLKRTLKIDYDVSLVEVAGFSDHQYRVELDTQAIRQLGLSVGDIADQIGRQNVKLPSGNVETPDKNFLIRFDERRVTPEELETIVVGSGTNGSIIRLRDIATITDRFELDEQKVLFDGHPSALLKVSKNKEDDALRIKERVAQFVEEQQAIAPDGVMLQMTNDLSSVLWDRLTMMVKNGWQGIILVFATMWLFFSFRYSFWVAAGLPVAFLGGLFLMAQLGLSINIMSLVGLLMAIGIMMDDAIVIAESIAAHLDRGEEIDDAVIKGVKKVLPGVISSFLTTVCIFGSLLFLQGEMGAVLKAVPQVLILVLSLSLVEAFLILPNHLSHSLHKQKQERTTPKFKQKLLASFENFRNTTLVNAVDKVVEYRYAFMGGVVALLLISAATLVGGLLKFQPFPELDGDIAETRIILPPGSSLSQTEAVVDKIVASAQKLDKEWTEKVEDGNPLVLHITSQFNANADANESGPHIATVRLDLLGAESRNTLIDEFIDAWREDIGELADPISLVFKQPTMGPGGRAIEIRAKHDELDALKAASIDIQQYLNEFDGVHGVLDDMRMGKEEVLVKLRPGAEAYGINGQLIANQLRAAFFGQTADEIQVGVENISIEVRLDKAQAGDLQQLANFPIILSDGSQIPLATIATLDFQRNYVRIQRIDGLRTVSVFGDIDNTKANSTAIIRQFQQDEAPKLMQKYPGLRFDFEGEAKDTAETGASMGKGFLLGLFGVFAILSYQFRSYLEPFVVMLAIPLAFIGVVWGHILLGHSLSMPSMMGFVSLAGIVVNDSILLVQYIRHHVDEGDNVHDSVVKASRERFRAVFLTSMTTAAGLLPLLTETSLQAQVIQPLVISIVFGIFASTLLVLFMIPAAYAILADFGLVHKHEEI, from the coding sequence ATGATCCGATTCTTCGCCAAGCATCCAACAGCAGCCAACTTGCTGATGCTAACGCTGCTGATATTGGGGATTTCTTCACTTTCCACGATTAAGCGTGAAACTTTTCCTGAGTTTGATCCGCCCTACATCCTAGCTGGTGTGGTTTACCCAGGAGCTTCCCCGCAAGAAGTCGAAGAGAGTATCTGTGTCCGAATGGAAGATGCTGTTGATGGCCTTGCTAACATTGAAGAAACGCAATGTGAAGCGATAGAAGGCTCTGCGCGTCTTATCTTAAAACTGAATGAAGAAGCCGACATTGGGCGCATGTTGGTTGATGTTCAAACCCAGATCAACTCGATAAACGACTTCCCACAAGAGATTGAATCTCCTGTGGTCCAAGAGCTCGATTGGAACGAGCCAGTTGTGGATGTCGCGATCACCGCAGATACCACATGGCCAGAGCTAAAAGCGTATGCCGAACAGCTTAAACGCACGTTAAAAATCGATTACGATGTCTCTTTGGTTGAAGTTGCTGGCTTCTCTGACCACCAATACCGAGTAGAGTTAGACACTCAAGCTATCCGACAACTTGGTTTGAGTGTTGGTGATATTGCGGACCAGATTGGTCGTCAAAACGTCAAGTTGCCAAGTGGCAATGTCGAAACGCCAGATAAGAACTTTCTGATCCGCTTTGACGAACGACGCGTGACGCCGGAAGAGCTTGAGACTATCGTCGTGGGCTCTGGTACAAATGGCTCAATCATCCGTCTAAGAGATATTGCGACGATTACCGACCGGTTTGAATTGGACGAACAGAAAGTCCTCTTCGATGGTCACCCTTCTGCCCTACTAAAAGTCAGCAAAAACAAAGAAGATGACGCACTGCGTATCAAGGAACGGGTTGCTCAATTTGTCGAAGAACAACAAGCTATCGCGCCAGACGGTGTGATGCTACAAATGACCAATGACCTTTCATCTGTGCTTTGGGATCGCCTGACCATGATGGTCAAAAACGGTTGGCAAGGTATCATTCTGGTTTTCGCCACCATGTGGTTGTTCTTTAGTTTTCGCTACTCTTTTTGGGTCGCAGCTGGTTTGCCCGTAGCCTTCTTAGGTGGGTTATTTTTGATGGCGCAACTTGGCCTGTCCATCAACATCATGTCTTTGGTCGGGTTACTCATGGCCATCGGTATCATGATGGATGATGCCATCGTTATTGCCGAATCGATTGCCGCTCACCTCGACCGAGGAGAAGAGATCGATGATGCCGTTATCAAAGGAGTGAAAAAGGTACTGCCAGGGGTAATTTCTTCCTTCCTAACTACGGTGTGTATTTTTGGTAGCTTGTTATTCCTGCAAGGTGAAATGGGTGCGGTACTTAAAGCAGTTCCTCAAGTTCTGATCCTCGTTTTGAGTTTGAGTTTGGTGGAAGCCTTCTTGATCCTACCTAACCACCTTTCTCATTCGCTACATAAACAAAAGCAAGAGCGAACAACACCGAAGTTCAAACAAAAGCTGCTCGCTTCTTTTGAAAACTTCCGCAACACCACCTTGGTCAACGCAGTAGATAAAGTGGTCGAGTATCGCTATGCCTTTATGGGTGGCGTGGTTGCCTTGCTTCTTATCTCCGCGGCCACGTTAGTAGGTGGTTTACTCAAGTTCCAACCCTTCCCTGAATTGGATGGCGACATTGCAGAAACGCGTATTATTCTTCCTCCGGGTTCTTCTCTGTCTCAAACGGAAGCTGTCGTCGATAAGATCGTCGCTTCCGCTCAAAAGCTAGATAAAGAATGGACAGAGAAAGTGGAAGACGGCAATCCATTGGTTCTACACATCACCAGTCAATTCAACGCTAACGCCGACGCGAATGAATCTGGCCCTCACATTGCCACGGTACGTCTGGATTTGCTGGGTGCAGAGAGTCGTAACACACTCATCGATGAATTTATCGATGCATGGCGTGAAGACATTGGTGAACTTGCCGATCCTATCTCGCTGGTATTTAAACAACCGACCATGGGGCCGGGTGGACGAGCGATCGAAATTCGAGCGAAGCATGATGAACTGGATGCGCTCAAAGCCGCCTCTATCGACATTCAACAATACTTAAATGAGTTTGACGGTGTCCATGGCGTGTTGGATGACATGCGTATGGGTAAAGAAGAAGTCTTGGTAAAACTGCGTCCGGGCGCAGAAGCTTACGGGATTAACGGCCAACTCATCGCCAATCAATTGCGTGCAGCTTTCTTTGGCCAAACCGCAGACGAGATCCAAGTTGGGGTAGAAAACATTTCAATCGAAGTTCGCCTCGATAAAGCACAAGCCGGTGACTTACAGCAATTGGCAAACTTTCCTATTATCTTGTCCGATGGCAGTCAAATCCCCCTCGCAACCATTGCGACTTTGGATTTCCAACGTAATTACGTAAGAATCCAGCGCATTGATGGCTTGAGGACTGTGAGCGTATTCGGCGATATCGACAATACGAAAGCCAACTCAACCGCCATTATTCGTCAGTTCCAACAGGATGAAGCGCCAAAGCTTATGCAAAAGTATCCCGGTCTTCGCTTCGATTTTGAAGGTGAAGCCAAAGATACCGCTGAAACTGGCGCATCAATGGGTAAAGGCTTCTTGCTTGGTTTGTTTGGCGTGTTTGCGATTCTGAGTTACCAATTCCGCAGTTATTTGGAACCATTCGTCGTCATGCTTGCGATTCCCCTCGCTTTTATTGGCGTGGTATGGGGACACATCCTACTCGGTCACTCATTAAGTATGCCAAGTATGATGGGCTTCGTCTCATTAGCAGGGATTGTGGTGAATGACTCGATTCTGTTAGTTCAGTACATACGCCATCATGTGGATGAAGGGGATAATGTGCATGACTCGGTAGTCAAAGCCAGTCGGGAACGCTTTAGAGCAGTATTCCTAACATCAATGACCACTGCAGCAGGTTTGCTTCCGTTGCTGACTGAAACCAGTTTGCAAGCACAGGTTATCCAACCACTGGTTATATCCATCGTGTTTGGTATTTTCGCATCCACTCTGCTGGTGTTGTTTATGATCCCTGCCGCGTATGCCATTTTAGCTGACTTCGGCCTAGTCCATAAACACGAAGAAATCTAA
- a CDS encoding DUF2391 family protein produces MSSHFNLEDASQVLVGAFALAVPISFSEEAWRLGESLPMANLLMLLSLSVIFLSFFAYQSVFQSHIKNRVSIFIFRVVIAYLIAAVVVALVLFCLDKLPLMNEPLVAIKRVIVITMPASMGAIVVDSFDKE; encoded by the coding sequence ATGAGCAGCCACTTTAATCTAGAAGACGCTAGCCAAGTATTGGTTGGCGCTTTTGCCCTAGCAGTCCCGATCTCATTTTCGGAGGAAGCGTGGCGATTGGGTGAGAGCCTACCAATGGCAAACTTGCTCATGCTGTTAAGTCTTTCTGTCATTTTCCTCAGTTTTTTCGCGTATCAAAGCGTGTTTCAAAGCCACATCAAGAATCGCGTATCCATCTTTATTTTTCGTGTGGTTATCGCGTACCTCATTGCGGCCGTTGTGGTAGCGTTAGTTCTTTTCTGTCTTGATAAACTGCCACTCATGAATGAGCCTTTGGTTGCGATAAAACGCGTTATCGTCATCACAATGCCTGCTTCGATGGGCGCGATCGTAGTCGACAGTTTCGACAAAGAATAG
- a CDS encoding tetratricopeptide repeat protein: MRLFIGIFFSLILALPTMASEEKYSESDLLDRPLMERYILDELKALRQDYQSLEKRMITEITDRELTVADKSLNYANVTVTYFFYIIAGVASLIAFVGWQSLREFKHNTKEMADKRLEKIAQEYEKKFVALERDLKRKTRIISENNKEIEKINEIHNLWLRAQSSQTPEQRIEIYDEILLIRPGDLEALTYKADAAMEINEYHWALSICNRVLEVDYTNGPALYQRACAYSRLGIEEQAIEDLERAIEYSPSIRDLLAEERDLELLHGNERFEKLLHLASE, translated from the coding sequence ATGCGCTTATTTATTGGTATTTTTTTCTCGCTGATACTTGCCTTGCCAACAATGGCATCGGAGGAAAAGTATTCAGAATCGGATCTGTTAGATAGACCATTAATGGAACGCTATATTTTAGATGAACTAAAAGCGCTGCGTCAGGACTATCAAAGCCTAGAAAAGCGAATGATCACAGAGATCACCGATCGCGAGCTAACGGTCGCAGATAAATCGTTGAACTATGCCAACGTGACCGTTACATACTTCTTCTACATCATTGCTGGTGTCGCATCTCTGATTGCCTTTGTCGGATGGCAATCTCTGCGTGAGTTTAAACACAACACCAAAGAGATGGCTGATAAACGATTGGAGAAGATCGCCCAAGAATACGAGAAAAAGTTTGTCGCCCTTGAGCGAGATTTAAAACGCAAAACTCGCATTATCAGTGAAAACAACAAAGAAATTGAGAAAATCAACGAGATCCATAACTTATGGCTACGTGCACAAAGCTCTCAAACTCCAGAGCAACGTATCGAAATCTATGATGAAATCTTGTTAATTCGTCCAGGTGATTTAGAAGCGTTGACGTACAAAGCCGACGCAGCGATGGAAATCAACGAATACCATTGGGCACTTAGCATTTGTAACCGCGTACTTGAAGTCGATTACACCAACGGCCCTGCACTGTATCAACGCGCGTGTGCATACTCTCGCCTTGGTATCGAAGAGCAAGCTATTGAAGACTTGGAACGCGCAATTGAATACAGCCCATCCATTCGTGATTTACTTGCCGAAGAACGAGACCTCGAATTGCTGCACGGTAATGAGCGTTTTGAAAAGCTCTTACATCTAGCAAGCGAATAA
- a CDS encoding class I SAM-dependent methyltransferase has translation MPAQWNEYYQKILSQPHRPNVENAVNQLKIEGKVALDIGCGIGRDSHFLLEQGFKVHACDSNEDAVKTCLTRFEGNKRFSVSQCCFTEFNYPQCSLVIANASLFFCPDTGFKQVWTKIDSALQPGGIFCGDFLGVKDSWVTSEMHPNITALTKKEVESLFEGYDLISLHERDEDGTTVVGSQKHWHMFSVTARKR, from the coding sequence ATGCCAGCGCAATGGAATGAATACTATCAGAAAATTTTAAGCCAACCTCACCGCCCAAACGTGGAAAATGCCGTAAACCAACTTAAGATAGAAGGCAAAGTCGCTCTTGATATTGGCTGCGGAATAGGTCGAGACAGCCACTTTCTACTCGAACAGGGATTTAAGGTTCACGCATGTGATAGCAATGAAGATGCAGTAAAAACTTGTTTAACACGCTTTGAAGGTAATAAACGATTTTCGGTTTCGCAGTGCTGTTTTACTGAATTTAATTACCCTCAGTGCAGCTTGGTTATCGCAAATGCCAGTTTGTTCTTTTGCCCTGATACAGGCTTCAAACAAGTCTGGACAAAAATAGACAGCGCATTACAACCGGGCGGTATCTTCTGCGGCGATTTCTTGGGAGTGAAAGACTCCTGGGTTACCTCCGAAATGCACCCAAACATTACCGCATTAACAAAAAAGGAAGTGGAAAGCTTATTCGAAGGTTACGACCTCATTTCATTGCATGAAAGAGATGAAGACGGGACCACTGTAGTAGGAAGCCAAAAACATTGGCACATGTTTAGTGTGACCGCTCGAAAGCGCTAA
- the soxR gene encoding redox-sensitive transcriptional activator SoxR, with amino-acid sequence MEISVGEVAKRSGVKVSALHFYEQKGLISSWRNQGNQRRYHRSVLRRVAVIKAAQQVGLSLEEIKHALDELPKHQAPNKAQWEEMASHWHEQLEQKIQKLKALQNDLGGCIGCGCLSLETCALRNPEDVLGKDHSGSNLTLEEE; translated from the coding sequence ATGGAAATCAGCGTAGGAGAAGTGGCAAAACGTTCTGGAGTGAAAGTATCTGCCCTACATTTTTACGAGCAAAAAGGACTGATTTCGAGTTGGAGAAATCAAGGTAATCAGCGTCGCTACCATCGCAGTGTGTTGCGCCGTGTTGCGGTGATCAAAGCAGCGCAGCAAGTTGGGTTGTCGTTAGAAGAAATTAAACATGCGTTAGATGAACTGCCGAAACACCAAGCCCCTAACAAAGCGCAATGGGAAGAAATGGCAAGCCATTGGCATGAACAGTTAGAACAAAAGATTCAAAAACTTAAAGCGTTGCAAAACGATTTAGGCGGATGCATTGGCTGCGGGTGCTTGTCGTTAGAAACCTGCGCACTGCGAAACCCAGAAGATGTATTAGGGAAAGACCACTCGGGGTCGAACTTAACGTTAGAAGAAGAGTAG